TCGCCGACGCCGTCCTGCGGGACGCGTTCGAGGCGGCCTGGGCGGGCACCGGACTGCGCTGCGAGCCGCACCTGGTCAGCGACGTGCTGGTGGCGTACGCGGCGGGCACCCCCGACCCCGACGGCACCGTGGTCGTCGCGGGCACCGGGGCGATCGCCGCCCGCGTCCGCGGCCACCGGCTCGACCACGTCGCCGACGGCCACGGCTGGCTGCTCGGCGACCTCGGCTCCGGCTACTGGCTGGGCCGCGAGGCGGTCCGCGCCGCCCTGCGCGACCTCGATCAGGAGCGCCCGCCCGGCACCCTCGCCGCAGGCGTGCTCATCGAACTGCTCGGCACGGCCGAGCTGGCCCCGCGCCGCCGCGACACCGCCGCCGCGCTGGTCCAGGCCGTCGTCAAGGCTCCGCCCATCGCACTGGCCCGGCTCGCTCCCCTGGTCCTGAGCTGCTACGACGCCGCCGACCCGGCCGCCGTGGACCTGGTCCGGCGCGGCGCGGCCCACCTCGCCGAAACCGTGGCCATGGTCCGCGCCCCCGGCGAGACCACGGTCCTGGTACGCGGCGGCGGCCTGCTCACCAACGACACCCCCCTCGCCGCCGAACTCACCGCCGCCATCACCGCGAGCTGGCCCGACACGACCCCCCACCCCGCCGGCGACGCCGCGGCCGCCGCGGCCTGGCTCGCCGCCCTCCCCACCACCCCCGACCCCGCCACCCTGCACACCCACCTCCTCACCCCCTGACCCCACCCCACCCCACCCGGTCCCGCCCCGTCCCGTCCCGCCCAAGATCGGCCGACTTGCCAGGCACCCGGGCGTATCTTGGGGACCCATTCGGCCATGTGCCAGGCAAGTCGACGGATCTCGAGGCGGCCGCACGGGCGGTCGCGCGGGCGGGCGACACACGGGGCTCGCGGAGTCGCGCCGGGCGCGCCCGGTAACCTGCTCCGGTGCAGGTCTGTCAGTCGATGAGAGAACCGGCGCGATGACGGACGTGAAGGTCGTCGCCGCGGCCGGCACCCGCTGCGGCACCTGCGCCGAGGCGCTCTACCTCACCGCGCAGGTCCCGCAGCCCAGGTCCAGCCGCACCCGCACGGTCGGCCTGTGCCCGCAGTGCGACGCCGGGCGCCCCGAGACCCAGGGCCTGCTGGCGTACTTCGCCGAGCACCAGCGCGTCCGCCCCGAGGACCTGCACCAGGTGCACGAGCTCGTCGGCCGCTGGCTGGAGGCGCTCACCGAACGCGCCGACCGTGACGGCTCCCTGGCCGCCGACGTCGAAGCCTGGTGGGCGGCGCGGGCAGGCTGAATCCGGTTGCCGTGCCCGCCCCGGCGGGTTATGAACCTCGTATGGTGACCTTCCGCGCCGCCACCGCGGCCGACTTCGACGACGTCAACCGGCTCATCCAGCGCTCGTTCCTCAACGACGACGGCGGCCGGGAGTGGGACGAGGAACGCGCCCTGTTCGAGCCCGAACGGGCCGTGCTCGCCGTCGACGGCGACCGCGTCGTGGGCCACGTCGGCACGTACACCCGCGAGCTGAGCGTGCCCGGCGGCGTGCTGCCGGCCGGTTTCGTCACCGCCGTCGCCGTCGCGGGCACCCACCGCCGCCGCGGCGTCGCCTCCACCATGCTCACCCGCCAGCTCACCGCGATCCGCGACCGGGGCGAGGCGCTCGCGGTGCTGTGGGCCAGCGAGGGCGGCATCTACGGCCGCTACGGCTACGGCATGGCCAGCCGGCGGCTCAGCTTCGACATCGACCGCCGCGAGGCGCGCCTGGACGGCGCGAAGTTCGACAAGACCCGCCTCGACGGCCTGTCCCTGCTCGCCGGACCGGCCGCGGACTTCCGGCCCGAGATCGGCATCGTGTACGAGCAGCAGCGCCCGCTCCGGCCCGGCTTCGCCTCCCGCGACGCGCGCTGGTGGGACTACCGGCTCGCCGACCAGGCGTGGCATCGCGGCGGCGCCGGGCCCATCCAGGCCGTGGTGTGCCGCGAGGGCGACACCGTGCTCGGCTACGCCCTCTACCGCTTCCGCTCGCAGTGGAACGACAGCGGACCCAACGGCCAGGTCAGCGTCATGGAGACGATCGCGGCGACCCCCGCGGCGTACACGGCGCTGTGGGAGTTCCTGCTCAACGTGGACCTCACCCGCACCGTGGGCCTGTGGCTCGGCGCCGTCGACGAGCCCCTGCAATACCTCACCAACGACCCCCGCCGCCTCGGCATGCGCCTCGGCGACGGCCTCTGGGTCCGCCTCGTCGACGTCCCCGCCGCCCTCTCCGCCCGCCGCTACCCCATCGACGTCGACGTGGTCCTGGAGATCACCGACGACCTCCTCCCCGGCTCCGGCGGCACCTTCCACCTCCGCGGCAACCGCGACACCGCCACCTGCGAGCCCACCACCGCCGCCGCCCACCTCCGCCTCGACACCGCCACCCTCAGCGCCCTCTACCTCGGCGGCAACACCCTCGGCGCCCTGTCCGCCGCCGGCCGCGTCGAAGAACTCCACCCCGGCACCATCACCACCACCGACCCCGCCCTCTCCTGGCCCCGCGCCCCCCACGGCATAGAAATCTTCTAACCACCCCCTCTCTCCCGCGCCGATCTTGCGTGAACTGTGGGTACGACACGCCTTTTCCGGGCATATCCCTAACACTTCGCGCAAGATCGTCGCGATCATGGAGCGGCCCGGCGGGCGATGCGGCCAAGGTCGCGGGTTCGTGTCGAAATCTTCGGCCCAACCTTGGGTTTCGACAGGAACTCGCGATCTTCGCGAGGGCCGCGGTCTGGGGCAGCGGGCAAGATGGGGGCATGCTGTTCGCCGGGATCGCCGCCACCTCGGCCGCCGTGGCGGCCACGTCTGGCCGCAAGGCCAAGATCGAGCTGCTCGCCGCCGCGCTGCGTGAGCTGGCCGCGGGCGGTGATCCGGTGGAGATCGCGGCGGGTGCCGCGTACCTGAGCGGTGAGCTGCGCCAGCGCCAGATCGGCGTGGGGTACGCGGCTCTGCGCGACCTGCCCCCACCAGCCGACGCGGCCACGCTCGACATCCGGGCCGTGGACGCCGCGCTGGAGTCGATGGGCCTGATCAGCGGCCAGGGCTCGGTCGCCCGGCGGCGGGACGCGGTCGGGGCGCTCTACGGCGCGGCCACGCTGCCCGAGCAGCGGCTGCTGACCGGGCTGATCGGCGGCGAGCTGCGCCAGGGCGCGCAGGCGGGCCTGCTGGCGGACGCGATCGCGCTGGCCGCGACGGTGCCGGCGGTGGTGGTGCGCCGGGCCCTGCTCCTGTCCGGCGACCTGAAGGCGGTGGCGGTGACCGCGCTGACCGAGGGTGAGCCGGGGCTGGCGGCGCTGCGGCTGTCGGTGGGCACGGGCCTGGCGCCGATGCTGGCGCAGTCCGCCCCCGACCCGGAGCAGGCGTTGGCGGTGACGGGGGTGCCCGCGGCGGTGGACGCCAAGCTCGACGGGATCCGTATCCAGGCACACCGCGACGGCGACGAGGTACGCGTGTTCAGCCGCAGCCTGGACGACCTGACCGCGCGGGTGCCGGAGATCGTGACGGCGCTGCGCGCGCTGCCGGTGCGCTCGATCGTGCTGGACGGGGAGGCGCTCGCGGTGGACGAGTCGGGGCGGCCGCGGCCGTTCCAGGAGACCTCCGGCCGGGCCGCGCAGCGTGCGTCGGGGCTGCTCACGCCGTACTTCTTCGATCTGCTGCACCTGGACGGGGCGGACTGGATCGACGAGCCGGGCACGGCGCGCTGGGCGGCGCTGGACGACGTGATCCCGCAGCACATGCGGGTGGCGCGGACCCTGGCGGACACGCCGGAGGAGGCGCGGCGGGCGTTCGGCGCGGCGCTGGCCGCCGGGCACGAGGGCGTGGTGGTGAAGGCGGCGCGCGCGGCGTACGAGGTGGGCCGGCGGGGCGCGGCGTGGGTGAAGGTGAAGCCCCGGCACACGCTGGACCTGGTGATCCTCGGCGCCGAGTGGGGCAACGGGCGGCGCCGGGGGTGGCTGTCGAACCTGCACCTGGGCGCCCGGGACGCCGCTGGCGGCTTCGTGATGCTGGGCAAGACGTTCAAGGGGCTGACCGACGCGATGCTGCGCTGGCAGACCGAGCGGCTGCTGGAGCTGGCGGTGGAGCGCGACGACTTCTGGGTGCGGGTGCGGCCGGAGCTGGTGGTGGAGATCGCGTTCGACGGGGTGCAGCGCAGCACCCGCTACCCGGGCGGGGTGACGCTGCGTTTCGCGCGGGTGCTGGGCTACCGCGAGGACAAGAGTGCCGCCGAGGCGGACACGCTGGACGCGGTCCGGGCCCTCGGCGGCGCGGTGGGCAGCGATCCGGTCACTGCTCCGGAATCATGATCCAGAGAATGATGTAGATGATGAACTGCGGACCCGGCAGCAGGCACGACAGCAGGAACAGCAGCCGTACCAGCCAGGCCGGAAGGCCGAAACGCTCGCCGAGACCGGCGCACACGCCGGCGATCCAGCGTCCGTGGCGCGGCCGGTAGAGCCGCCGACCTGATGAGGCCATCTCCTCGTCAACTCCTCGAAGACCGTGCGGCGTGTGTTCGCCGCGGCTGTCTTCGACGGTACGAACCGGGAGCATCCCCGCCCTCGGTCCGCAGGCGGATCCCGGCGCCGGGACGCCCGTACGGGCGTCCCCTATGGCGCGGGTGTGCTACTTCATCTGCCCGGCGGTCAAACCGGCCTGCACCTGGCGCTGGAACACCGCGTACACCACCAGCACCGGCAGCATGGCCAGGGTGAGTCCGGCGAACAGGCGCGAGTAGTCGCCGCGGTAGCCCTCGCTGATGGCGAGGTTGGCCAGGCCCTGGGCGAGCACCTGCTTCTCGTCGGAGGTGATCAGCACGACGGGCAGCAGGTACTGGTTCCAGTGGAACAGGAAGTTGAAGATGCCGACGCTGATCAGGCCGGGTTTGGCCATCGGCAGCATGACCCGGAAGAAGGTCCGGAACGGCCCGCAGCCGTCGATGTACGCGGCCTCGGCGACCGCGTCGGGCAGGGTGCGGAAGAACGCGGTGAGGAAGAAGACCGTGAACGGCAGCGAGTACGCGGTGTAGACCAGCATCAGGCCCGGCAGGCTGTCGCGCAGCCCGACCCCGCCGACGATCTTGAACAGCGGCACGAACGCCAGCACGACCGGGAACATCATGCCGCCGACGAAGATGAAGTAGACCAGCCGGTGGCCGAGGAACTTGTAGCGGGCCAGCGCGTACGCCGCGGTCGCGCCGAGCAGCATGGTCAGCGTCAGCGAGCCGGCCAGCACGATGCCGGTGTTGACGAAGAACTGCCCGATGTGCGCGTGGGTCCACGCGCGGGCGAAGTTGTCGAAGCGCAGCGCCCCGGGCAGGCCCCACGGGTCGCTGAGGATCTCGTTGTCGTCCTTGAACGAGCTGACGATCACCCACAGCAGCGGCACGGCGGTGAGCAGGCCCCACAGCACCAGGAACGCGTGCGAGAACACGTTGAGCGTGCCGTCGAACAGCCGCCGCCCGCTGAGCCCGGGCTTCTCCTCCGGCGCGGTCACCTTCTGCACTTCCCGCGGCGGGGTCACTACGGCGGTCATGAGTGCTCGATCCTCTCGCGGCGGGTCAGGCGCAGGGACAGGACGGTGACCGACAGCGTCACGAAGAACATCACCACGCCGATGGCCGAGGCGTAGCCCCACTTGTAGTCACCGAACGCCTCGGTGTAGAGGCGCAGGCCGATGACGTCGGTGCTGAAGTTCGGCCCGCCCTTGGTCATCACCTGGACCAGCGCGAAGCCGTCCAGCGCGATGATGGCCAGGTACACCCAGGCGACCTGGATGGTGTCCCAGAGCAGCGGGATGGTGATCTTCACGAGGGTGGTGGTGCGGCTGGCCCCGTCCAGGGCGGCGGCCTCGTAGATGTCGCGCGGCACCGACTGCATCGCCGCGCCGAACAGCACCACGTAGAAGCCCACGTTGGCCCACACCATCACGGCCAGCACGGCCCAGAAGGCGAACTTCGGGTCGCCGAGCCACACCTGGGCCAGGCCGTCCAGGCCCACCGCCCGCAGCGCGCCGTTGAGCAGGCCGCCGCGCGGGTTGTAGACCTCCATCCAGAGCACGCCGACGATGGAGACGGACAGCATCTGCGGCGCGAAGTAGATGACCTTGTAGAGCGAGGAGCCGCGCACGCCGGTCACCGCGCCGCGACCGCCCCGGCCGCCCACGTTGAGCATGGTGGCCAGGAACAGCCCCAGCGCGATGGTGAGCACCGGCAGCAGCACCAGCAGCCACAGGTTGTTGAGCAGCGCGTTCCAGACGTACTCGTCCTTGAACAGGCGCTTGAAGTTGTCGAACCCGACGAAGTCGTACTTCGACGACAGGCCCTGCCAGTTCGTCGTCGCGATCAGGAAGGACTGCGCGTACGGGGACAGCACGAAGTAGCCGTACAGCGCCAGCGGCGGCAGCAGGAACGCCAACAGCAGCGGATACTTCCCGTGTCTCACGTCGGGCCCTCCCCTTCGAGTTCCTCGTGGAGCGGCGCCCGCCCCGCCCGTGGCAGACGTGGCGGACGCCGCGTGATCATGTCAGCTGCGCTTGTACTTCTTGAAGCTGCTGTCGGCCGCGATGGTGTCGGCGCCCTTCTGGCAGGCGGCCAGGAACTCCGCCGGGGTGGTCCGCCCGGAGAAGAACTCGCCGCAGGCCGCGTCGACCAGCTCGCGCTCCAGCTTGCGGTAGTACACCGGGTAGATCCAGTTGAAGCCGTTGCTGCCCGAGGCGGCCAGCGCCTTGGTCACCGAGGTGAGGCCGAACGGCAGGGTGACCCCGTCGGCCGCGCCCGCGATCACGGACAGGCTGGAGACCTTGCCGGTGAAGTCCTTGGCGCCCTTCATCGACAGCATGTGCCGCATGAGCTCCATGCCGCCGCGCTCGTTCTTGGCCTTGGCCGGCACGATGAACGGCTCGCCCGCGGTGCCGCGCATGGCCTCGAACGGCAGCTTGTCGCCCGCGCCCAGGCTCGGCGTGGGGGCGATGGACATGTTGAAGTCCGGCGGGGTGACCGCCTTCTGCTCGCTCTCCAGCCAGGAGCCGCAGGAGATGAACGCGGCCTTGCCGTTGCACCACTCGGTCTGCGACTGCTTGTGGTCCAGGCCGGGCGAGCCGTCGAGGATGTACTTGTCCTTGACGATCTGGTACCACGCGTCGGCGGCGGTCTTCATCGCGTCGGAGGTCCAGGCGCCGGGCTCCAGGTTGTCGATCGCCATGGCGACCTGCGGCCCGCCGAGCTTGATCGCCGTCGAGATGACCGGCCAGCTCATGTAGCGGGGGTGCTTGCCCTGGTAGGTCCACGGCGCGATGCCCGCGGCCCTGATCTTCTTGCACAGGGCGATGTGCTCGTCCCAGGTCTTCGCGTACTCCCAGCCCTTGGCCTCGAACAGCTTGGTCGAGTACCAGATGCCGTACGCGGTGTACGCGTAGTTGAGCACGTACATCTTGCCGTCGAAGCTGCCCGCCTCGATGGTGCCCGGCAGCAGGGTGTCACGCACCTTCTTGCCCGGCACGTCCAGGCTCGGGGCGTCCAGCAGCGGGGTCAGGTCGGCGAGCGCGCCCTGCTCCACCAGGCCGCCGAGCGGGATCTGCCCGGCGCCGGAGTTGTTCACGAAGTCCGGCGGGGTGCCGTCCACGAAGCGCGGCTGGAGCTCGGTGTTGATCTCCACGACCGCGTTGTGCTTGACCTCCGCCTTGGGGTAGGTCTCCTTGTACATCGCCTGGTGCGCCTTGGCGTAGTCCTCGCCGAAGCCGCCGTTGAAGATGACGATGTCGAGCGGGGCGTCTTCCTTCACGCCCAGCGGGTTCTTGTCGCTGACGGTGCCCTCGTACTTGCCGGTCGACTCGCCGGAGTCGTCATCGCCGAGCGCGCAGCTGCTGAGCAGCCCTGCGGCCGGACCGGCGAAGACGCCCGCCGCGGCGGCACGCCGCAGGACGCTACGCCGGGTCAGGTCGGACTGTGCCATCACCACTCCTTGCCAGAGACGGTCTGGTATTTCCCTACAAGATTTGGCCGTGTTCTGAAGGATTCTTACGGCCGCCGTCGGCAAGAGGCAAGATGTCGCCGCAGAAACGTTACGCAGACTTTCTACAGAACCCCCATAATTCGCCCCCAGGCCTTCGTGACCACGTTGTCAGCCGTTCACTCCGGCACCCGCGATGAAACTTTTCACCAGCGGCGCCCGTGGTCCCGGCGGTTGTTCCGGCAATGGCCTCCCAGCAGCGAATACGTCAGCCCGAAGCCCGGTCACCCTACATGAGAACGGCTCCACCCGGGCCGCCGTGCGTGCCCGGGTGGAGCCGTTCGCCGAGGTGGAGCGGGGTTCAGTGCTGGGTCGGGAAGCCCAGGTTGAGGCCGCCGTGGCTGGGGTCGAGCCACCGGCTGGTGACCACCTTGCCGCGGGTGAAGAAGTGCACGCCCTCGGCCCCGTGCGCGTGGGTGTCGCCGAACAGCGACGCCTTCCAGCCGCCGAAGGAGTAGTACGCCATCGGCACCGGGATGGGCACGTTGACGCCGATCATGCCGACCTCCACCTCGTGCTGGAAGCGCCGGGCGGCGCCGCCGTCGTTGGTGAAGATCGCCGTGCCGTTGCCGTACGGGTTCCCGTTGACCAGCGCCAGCGCCTCGTCGTACGAGCCGGCCCGGACCACGCTGAGCACCGGCCCGAAGATCTCGTCCGTGTAGATCGACATCTGCGGCGTGACGTGGTCGAACAGCGTGGGCCCGAGGAAGAAGCCGTCCCCGTCGGCGTCCGGCGTGACCTTGCGGCCGTCCACCACCAGCGCCGCCCCGGCCCGCTCGCCCGCGTCGACGTACCCGGCGACCTTGTCCCGGTGCACCCGGGTGACCAGCGGCCCCATGTCGCAGCCGCGGCGGCCGTCGCCGGTGCGGATGCCCGCCAGGCGATGTGTGATCTTGCTGACCAGCTCGTCGCCGACCGGGTCCACGGCGACCACCACCGAGATCGCCATGCAGCGCTCCCCCGCCGAGCCGAAGCCCGCGTTGACCGCCGCGTCGGCGGCCAGGTCCAGGTCGGCGTCCGGCAGCACCACCATGTGGTTCTTCGCCCCGCCCAGCGCCTGCACCCGCTTGCCGTGCGCGGTGCCGGTCTCGTACACGTAGCGTGCGATCGGCGTCGAGCCGACGAACGACACCGCCTTCACCAGCGGGTGGGTCAGCAGCCCGTCCACCGCCTCCTTGTCGCCGTGCACCACGTTGAACACGCCGTCGGGCAGGCCCGCCTCGGCGAACCACGACGCCAGCAGCACCGACGCGCTCGGGTCCTTCTCGCTCGGCTTGAGCACCACCGCGTTGCCGCACGCGATCGCGATCGGCACGAACCACAGTGGCACCATGGCCGGGAAGTTGAACGGCGAGATCACCGCGACCACGCCCAGCGGCTGCCGGATCGAGTACGAGTCCACCGCCGTCGACACGTTCTCGCTGAAGAAGCCGCGCTGCGCGCTCGGGATGCCGCAGGCGAACTCGACCACCTCCAAGCCGCGCTGCACCTCGCCCGCCGCGTCGGACAGCACCTTGCCGTGCTCGGCCGTGATCGCCGCGGCCAGCTCCTCCCGGCGCTCGTGGATCAGCTGCCGGAACGCGAACAGCACCGCCGTCCGCTTGGCCAGCGACGCGTCGCGCCAGGCCCGCGCGGCCCGGTCGGCGGCGCGTACCACCGTGTCGACGTCGGCGGCCGAGGCGAAGTCCACCTTCGCGCTGACCGCGCCCGTGGCCGGGTCGTAGACCTCGCCCTGGCGGGTCGCGCCGTGCTCCCACGGCTTGCCGTCGACGAAGTGGG
The Catellatospora sp. IY07-71 DNA segment above includes these coding regions:
- a CDS encoding N-acetylglucosamine kinase, producing the protein MPDKLVLGLDIGGTSTRAVLASPAGHRLGTGRAGGGNPTTHGDAALTELTAAIRAALTGHDPADVGAAVLGMAGYPKLLADAVLRDAFEAAWAGTGLRCEPHLVSDVLVAYAAGTPDPDGTVVVAGTGAIAARVRGHRLDHVADGHGWLLGDLGSGYWLGREAVRAALRDLDQERPPGTLAAGVLIELLGTAELAPRRRDTAAALVQAVVKAPPIALARLAPLVLSCYDAADPAAVDLVRRGAAHLAETVAMVRAPGETTVLVRGGGLLTNDTPLAAELTAAITASWPDTTPHPAGDAAAAAAWLAALPTTPDPATLHTHLLTP
- a CDS encoding DUF6300 family protein codes for the protein MTDVKVVAAAGTRCGTCAEALYLTAQVPQPRSSRTRTVGLCPQCDAGRPETQGLLAYFAEHQRVRPEDLHQVHELVGRWLEALTERADRDGSLAADVEAWWAARAG
- a CDS encoding GNAT family N-acetyltransferase — translated: MVTFRAATAADFDDVNRLIQRSFLNDDGGREWDEERALFEPERAVLAVDGDRVVGHVGTYTRELSVPGGVLPAGFVTAVAVAGTHRRRGVASTMLTRQLTAIRDRGEALAVLWASEGGIYGRYGYGMASRRLSFDIDRREARLDGAKFDKTRLDGLSLLAGPAADFRPEIGIVYEQQRPLRPGFASRDARWWDYRLADQAWHRGGAGPIQAVVCREGDTVLGYALYRFRSQWNDSGPNGQVSVMETIAATPAAYTALWEFLLNVDLTRTVGLWLGAVDEPLQYLTNDPRRLGMRLGDGLWVRLVDVPAALSARRYPIDVDVVLEITDDLLPGSGGTFHLRGNRDTATCEPTTAAAHLRLDTATLSALYLGGNTLGALSAAGRVEELHPGTITTTDPALSWPRAPHGIEIF
- a CDS encoding ATP-dependent DNA ligase, translated to MLFAGIAATSAAVAATSGRKAKIELLAAALRELAAGGDPVEIAAGAAYLSGELRQRQIGVGYAALRDLPPPADAATLDIRAVDAALESMGLISGQGSVARRRDAVGALYGAATLPEQRLLTGLIGGELRQGAQAGLLADAIALAATVPAVVVRRALLLSGDLKAVAVTALTEGEPGLAALRLSVGTGLAPMLAQSAPDPEQALAVTGVPAAVDAKLDGIRIQAHRDGDEVRVFSRSLDDLTARVPEIVTALRALPVRSIVLDGEALAVDESGRPRPFQETSGRAAQRASGLLTPYFFDLLHLDGADWIDEPGTARWAALDDVIPQHMRVARTLADTPEEARRAFGAALAAGHEGVVVKAARAAYEVGRRGAAWVKVKPRHTLDLVILGAEWGNGRRRGWLSNLHLGARDAAGGFVMLGKTFKGLTDAMLRWQTERLLELAVERDDFWVRVRPELVVEIAFDGVQRSTRYPGGVTLRFARVLGYREDKSAAEADTLDAVRALGGAVGSDPVTAPES
- a CDS encoding PspC domain-containing protein; the encoded protein is MASSGRRLYRPRHGRWIAGVCAGLGERFGLPAWLVRLLFLLSCLLPGPQFIIYIILWIMIPEQ
- a CDS encoding carbohydrate ABC transporter permease: MTAVVTPPREVQKVTAPEEKPGLSGRRLFDGTLNVFSHAFLVLWGLLTAVPLLWVIVSSFKDDNEILSDPWGLPGALRFDNFARAWTHAHIGQFFVNTGIVLAGSLTLTMLLGATAAYALARYKFLGHRLVYFIFVGGMMFPVVLAFVPLFKIVGGVGLRDSLPGLMLVYTAYSLPFTVFFLTAFFRTLPDAVAEAAYIDGCGPFRTFFRVMLPMAKPGLISVGIFNFLFHWNQYLLPVVLITSDEKQVLAQGLANLAISEGYRGDYSRLFAGLTLAMLPVLVVYAVFQRQVQAGLTAGQMK
- a CDS encoding carbohydrate ABC transporter permease, translating into MRHGKYPLLLAFLLPPLALYGYFVLSPYAQSFLIATTNWQGLSSKYDFVGFDNFKRLFKDEYVWNALLNNLWLLVLLPVLTIALGLFLATMLNVGGRGGRGAVTGVRGSSLYKVIYFAPQMLSVSIVGVLWMEVYNPRGGLLNGALRAVGLDGLAQVWLGDPKFAFWAVLAVMVWANVGFYVVLFGAAMQSVPRDIYEAAALDGASRTTTLVKITIPLLWDTIQVAWVYLAIIALDGFALVQVMTKGGPNFSTDVIGLRLYTEAFGDYKWGYASAIGVVMFFVTLSVTVLSLRLTRRERIEHS
- the ngcE gene encoding N-acetylglucosamine/diacetylchitobiose ABC transporter substrate-binding protein, producing the protein MAQSDLTRRSVLRRAAAAGVFAGPAAGLLSSCALGDDDSGESTGKYEGTVSDKNPLGVKEDAPLDIVIFNGGFGEDYAKAHQAMYKETYPKAEVKHNAVVEINTELQPRFVDGTPPDFVNNSGAGQIPLGGLVEQGALADLTPLLDAPSLDVPGKKVRDTLLPGTIEAGSFDGKMYVLNYAYTAYGIWYSTKLFEAKGWEYAKTWDEHIALCKKIRAAGIAPWTYQGKHPRYMSWPVISTAIKLGGPQVAMAIDNLEPGAWTSDAMKTAADAWYQIVKDKYILDGSPGLDHKQSQTEWCNGKAAFISCGSWLESEQKAVTPPDFNMSIAPTPSLGAGDKLPFEAMRGTAGEPFIVPAKAKNERGGMELMRHMLSMKGAKDFTGKVSSLSVIAGAADGVTLPFGLTSVTKALAASGSNGFNWIYPVYYRKLERELVDAACGEFFSGRTTPAEFLAACQKGADTIAADSSFKKYKRS
- a CDS encoding CoA-acylating methylmalonate-semialdehyde dehydrogenase yields the protein MSNDIGYITHFVDGKPWEHGATRQGEVYDPATGAVSAKVDFASAADVDTVVRAADRAARAWRDASLAKRTAVLFAFRQLIHERREELAAAITAEHGKVLSDAAGEVQRGLEVVEFACGIPSAQRGFFSENVSTAVDSYSIRQPLGVVAVISPFNFPAMVPLWFVPIAIACGNAVVLKPSEKDPSASVLLASWFAEAGLPDGVFNVVHGDKEAVDGLLTHPLVKAVSFVGSTPIARYVYETGTAHGKRVQALGGAKNHMVVLPDADLDLAADAAVNAGFGSAGERCMAISVVVAVDPVGDELVSKITHRLAGIRTGDGRRGCDMGPLVTRVHRDKVAGYVDAGERAGAALVVDGRKVTPDADGDGFFLGPTLFDHVTPQMSIYTDEIFGPVLSVVRAGSYDEALALVNGNPYGNGTAIFTNDGGAARRFQHEVEVGMIGVNVPIPVPMAYYSFGGWKASLFGDTHAHGAEGVHFFTRGKVVTSRWLDPSHGGLNLGFPTQH